Proteins from a genomic interval of Kitasatospora kifunensis:
- a CDS encoding sigma 54-interacting transcriptional regulator, whose product MTSTTLLLAPTGITPLSSPSEAADTDTQLAVADDLLTLLRTTTTEPRPDEQLEALTLAVAADLPVLIWGEPGIGKTAALTQLAASLDLPLTTVIASVHEPSDFSGLPIVGDDPAVQGVPMAPPQWAVELVRAGRGLLFLDELSTATPAVQAALLRVVLERRVGALQLPAGVRIVAAANPRASAADGWELSPPLANRFVHLYWVHDREVVVRGLGGVWPRAELPRLVPARLPEAVAFARRAVCGFLKARPTLIHRLPTTETRRGGAWPSPRSWEAALTLLAFGTAACVSREVLALLVRGAVGDGPGFELLAHLDRMDLPDPETLLADPAAAELPERGDLRQATLEAVVAAVGARPERARWEAGWAVLVRALGTGAPDLLVVPATALAALRRDDWEVPTAVERLVGVVALARRADRSVARVAAAGGAASATGTHR is encoded by the coding sequence ATGACCTCCACCACCCTCCTGCTGGCTCCGACCGGCATCACACCGTTGTCCAGCCCGTCCGAGGCTGCCGACACCGACACCCAACTCGCCGTCGCCGACGATCTCTTGACCTTGCTGCGGACGACCACGACCGAACCGCGCCCCGACGAGCAGCTCGAAGCGCTCACCCTGGCCGTCGCCGCCGACCTGCCGGTCCTGATCTGGGGCGAGCCGGGCATCGGGAAGACCGCGGCGCTGACCCAGCTCGCCGCCTCCCTCGATCTGCCGCTGACGACCGTCATCGCCAGCGTCCACGAACCGTCCGACTTCTCCGGGCTCCCCATCGTGGGCGACGACCCGGCCGTGCAGGGGGTGCCGATGGCACCACCGCAGTGGGCCGTGGAACTCGTGCGGGCCGGGCGGGGGCTGCTCTTCCTGGACGAACTCTCCACCGCCACCCCGGCCGTCCAGGCCGCGCTGCTCCGGGTCGTCCTGGAGCGGCGGGTCGGCGCACTGCAACTGCCGGCTGGGGTACGGATCGTGGCCGCTGCCAACCCTCGCGCGTCGGCAGCGGACGGCTGGGAGCTGAGCCCACCGCTGGCCAACCGCTTCGTGCATCTGTACTGGGTACACGACCGTGAGGTGGTGGTGCGCGGTCTCGGCGGAGTCTGGCCCCGGGCCGAGCTGCCCCGGTTGGTGCCCGCCCGCTTGCCGGAGGCGGTGGCGTTCGCCCGGCGCGCGGTCTGCGGGTTCCTGAAGGCCCGGCCGACCCTGATCCACCGGCTGCCGACCACGGAGACACGGCGCGGCGGCGCTTGGCCCTCGCCCCGGAGCTGGGAGGCCGCGCTCACCCTGTTGGCCTTCGGCACGGCGGCCTGCGTCTCCCGCGAGGTGCTGGCGCTGCTGGTCCGGGGCGCGGTGGGGGACGGTCCGGGGTTCGAACTCCTCGCCCATCTGGACCGGATGGATCTGCCCGACCCGGAGACGCTGCTGGCCGACCCAGCCGCCGCCGAGCTGCCGGAACGGGGTGATCTGCGTCAGGCGACGTTGGAGGCGGTAGTGGCCGCGGTCGGGGCACGACCGGAGCGAGCGCGGTGGGAGGCGGGCTGGGCGGTGCTGGTACGGGCGCTGGGGACCGGCGCCCCGGACCTGCTGGTCGTCCCGGCAACGGCGTTGGCCGCGTTGCGGCGCGACGACTGGGAGGTGCCGACCGCGGTGGAGCGACTGGTCGGGGTGGTCGCTCTCGCCCGGCGGGCGGACCGGTCGGTGGCGCGGGTCGCGGCGGCGGGCGGCGCCGCGTCCGCGACGGGGACCCACCGATGA
- a CDS encoding VMAP-C domain-containing protein, with amino-acid sequence MTWFSEPGAPGESGGESENGQPAVVSVLRVDKPVGAGVLLTGETVLTCAHVVNDALSRHQFDTEHPGAGRLRLALTLPGGRIRRVGARVATWIAPRGSRGGRVAQGAVAWEGDLAVLVIDAEGLDSTQRPTHRPTWRPMRTDQKVRAWSGAGADCAFADAMVEELGSTATYLDAKGTGARISPGYSGSPLWCGGDGAMVGIVAGQLISADGTLVGFAQRTLAFSWQTISEELRKADLDPDRLLSRGAAGGWELDARTQLADWIDERLPHREDRARHARYVAERCELNTGREGSAPTAEQFAAALLTRPRSFAALLGGLRATTRSQLADELLRLPAAAAAPGLLSPSEYRTLTGLLTTAGATTALSVSLLRRIVAEALPDIELPPLDGQPGYGPLVQQLELYTGGFSSAAPGVRLVPALLRVAEFLAADVRGRGGEDVAQALWEWSLRVAARLGVSEAALHEHRAAAASWAATRAGAVGDRPREPRVMAYLTRHEATVDAAAGRFNCAVWLDSGQASPRRAQVGPTRAGTPEEIARLLREIAEGLEDEIGIGAAELGSADEPAPVLEIFLDQPDLALAVEDWDCADADRRAGGGLREPLGMTHPLVVRLAMQGSALEVRRRSKAQAKRWRHRDSGVVLLLDDRCGSEQQVKSRIYQDQRTARVVLRQADPAVRAALAEVCLRHGVPIVLWDREWRSGLAPEHFEAGGPAEALPERLRVYRAVVYGDPEQYPARPVLAREDPTRPSLPLFEAVDPEAWLAPAEPPLRLS; translated from the coding sequence ATGACCTGGTTTTCCGAGCCCGGAGCGCCCGGCGAGAGCGGGGGCGAGAGCGAGAACGGGCAGCCTGCGGTCGTCAGCGTGCTGCGGGTCGACAAGCCGGTCGGGGCCGGTGTGCTGCTGACCGGTGAAACCGTCCTGACCTGCGCGCACGTGGTGAACGATGCCCTGTCACGCCATCAGTTCGACACCGAGCACCCTGGAGCGGGTCGACTGCGGCTCGCGCTGACCCTGCCCGGTGGGCGGATCCGACGGGTCGGCGCGAGAGTCGCGACCTGGATCGCGCCGCGCGGCTCCCGTGGTGGCAGGGTGGCCCAGGGAGCGGTTGCCTGGGAGGGCGACCTCGCCGTGCTGGTCATCGACGCCGAGGGCCTCGACTCGACCCAGCGGCCGACCCATCGGCCGACCTGGCGTCCGATGCGCACCGATCAGAAGGTCCGGGCCTGGTCCGGCGCCGGTGCCGACTGCGCCTTCGCCGACGCCATGGTGGAGGAACTCGGTTCGACTGCGACGTACTTGGACGCCAAGGGCACCGGGGCGAGGATCTCGCCGGGGTACAGCGGCAGTCCGCTCTGGTGCGGCGGCGACGGCGCGATGGTGGGGATCGTGGCCGGGCAGCTGATCTCCGCCGACGGGACGTTGGTCGGCTTCGCCCAGCGCACCCTGGCCTTCTCCTGGCAGACGATCAGTGAGGAACTGCGCAAGGCGGACCTCGATCCGGACCGGCTGCTCTCCCGTGGCGCGGCCGGGGGCTGGGAGCTGGATGCCCGGACCCAGTTGGCCGACTGGATCGACGAGCGCCTGCCCCACCGGGAGGATCGTGCCCGGCACGCCCGCTACGTGGCCGAGCGCTGTGAGCTGAACACCGGGCGGGAGGGGTCGGCTCCCACCGCCGAGCAGTTCGCGGCAGCCCTGCTGACCCGACCCCGGTCCTTCGCCGCGCTGCTGGGCGGCCTGCGCGCCACCACGCGTTCCCAGCTGGCGGATGAGCTGCTCAGACTGCCCGCCGCGGCGGCGGCGCCGGGCCTGCTTTCCCCCTCGGAGTACCGCACCCTGACCGGCCTGCTGACCACGGCGGGCGCCACCACTGCGCTCAGCGTTTCGCTGCTGCGTCGGATCGTCGCCGAGGCGCTGCCTGACATCGAGTTGCCGCCGCTGGACGGCCAACCCGGATACGGCCCGCTGGTGCAGCAACTGGAGCTCTACACCGGCGGATTCTCCAGTGCGGCACCGGGTGTGCGCCTGGTGCCGGCGCTGCTGCGGGTGGCGGAGTTCCTCGCCGCGGATGTCCGGGGGCGCGGCGGGGAGGACGTGGCCCAGGCCCTGTGGGAGTGGTCGCTGCGGGTGGCAGCCCGGCTCGGCGTCTCGGAGGCCGCCCTGCACGAGCACCGCGCCGCCGCGGCGAGCTGGGCCGCCACCCGGGCGGGAGCGGTTGGTGACCGGCCCCGCGAACCGCGGGTGATGGCCTACCTGACCCGCCACGAGGCCACGGTCGACGCGGCTGCCGGTCGCTTCAACTGCGCCGTCTGGCTTGACTCCGGGCAGGCATCGCCGCGCCGTGCGCAGGTCGGGCCGACCCGCGCCGGTACCCCCGAGGAGATCGCCCGGCTGCTCCGGGAGATCGCGGAGGGGCTGGAGGACGAGATCGGGATCGGCGCCGCTGAGCTCGGTTCCGCGGATGAGCCGGCGCCCGTACTGGAGATCTTCCTGGACCAACCCGACCTCGCTCTCGCCGTCGAGGACTGGGACTGCGCGGACGCCGACCGGCGGGCCGGCGGCGGCCTGCGTGAGCCCCTGGGAATGACCCACCCCCTCGTGGTGCGGCTGGCGATGCAGGGGTCGGCGCTCGAAGTCCGCCGACGCTCGAAGGCCCAGGCGAAGCGCTGGCGACACCGGGACTCGGGCGTCGTCCTGCTGCTGGACGACCGGTGCGGCAGCGAGCAGCAGGTCAAGAGCCGGATCTACCAGGACCAGCGGACCGCCCGGGTGGTGCTCCGGCAGGCGGATCCGGCCGTGCGGGCCGCTCTCGCCGAGGTCTGCCTACGGCACGGCGTGCCGATCGTGCTGTGGGACCGCGAGTGGCGCAGCGGCCTCGCCCCTGAACACTTCGAGGCTGGCGGGCCGGCCGAGGCGCTGCCGGAGCGCCTGCGCGTCTACCGTGCCGTTGTCTACGGTGACCCCGAGCAGTATCCGGCGCGGCCGGTCCTGGCCCGCGAGGACCCGACTCGCCCGTCCCTGCCCCTGTTCGAGGCCGTGGACCCCGAGGCGTGGCTCGCCCCGGCCGAACCACCGCTGCGACTGAGCTGA
- a CDS encoding vWA domain-containing protein, which yields MTGASKHPARRPEPRPLPRPMSRPAPPRPVRTTVPGSPVGSGMPAGNPGAPLDTEKLFAARLHAVKVRPYLASALFALHVVEDRSVPTMAVDTHWRCYVSPGFVARTPLEDLAGVWVHEVSHLLRDHHGRGERYAREHEEDGPGERSEMGVPRAEGWGRLRRNVAADFEINDDIYGDGLPVPAGAVLPSLLALPDGLLMEEYLRRAPMSGLAADLAWLDCGSGADGQERPWELGPGGAGGLTRLQRDAVRFRVAEGIKGRPGDAPQGWRRWADEAFHPPQPWRQLLGAAVRSAAGAPGLGEDHSYRRPSRRSASVPGALLPSLRRMPPRVCVVIDTSGSVSDAELGSALLEVAAISRAVGGRRDLVSVISCDAAAGIAVPLCRAENIELVGGGGTDLRSGFARALRSRPRPDVIVALTDGQTPWPSTAPPCRTVVGLFPRPARAVNEDDPDYLPDAPPSWARVVTID from the coding sequence ATGACGGGGGCCTCGAAGCACCCCGCACGGCGCCCCGAGCCGCGGCCGCTGCCGCGCCCGATGTCCCGTCCTGCGCCGCCGCGTCCGGTGCGGACGACGGTGCCGGGGTCACCGGTCGGCTCGGGCATGCCGGCCGGTAACCCCGGCGCACCACTGGACACGGAGAAGTTGTTCGCCGCCCGGCTCCATGCGGTGAAGGTCCGTCCCTACCTGGCCAGCGCGCTCTTCGCGCTGCACGTGGTCGAGGACCGCTCGGTGCCGACGATGGCGGTGGACACCCACTGGCGCTGCTACGTCTCCCCCGGCTTCGTGGCGCGCACCCCGCTGGAGGACCTGGCCGGCGTCTGGGTGCACGAGGTCTCCCACCTGCTGCGGGACCACCACGGGCGGGGCGAGCGGTATGCGCGGGAGCACGAGGAAGACGGACCGGGCGAGCGAAGCGAGATGGGGGTCCCCCGGGCCGAAGGCTGGGGGAGACTTCGGCGAAACGTCGCCGCCGACTTCGAGATCAACGACGACATCTACGGCGACGGTCTGCCCGTGCCGGCCGGCGCGGTTCTGCCGTCACTGCTGGCGTTGCCCGACGGGCTGCTGATGGAGGAGTACCTGCGCCGGGCTCCGATGTCCGGGCTCGCCGCGGACCTGGCCTGGCTGGACTGCGGCAGCGGTGCCGACGGGCAGGAACGGCCCTGGGAGCTGGGGCCCGGCGGAGCAGGGGGGCTGACCAGACTGCAACGGGACGCGGTCCGCTTCCGGGTCGCCGAGGGCATCAAGGGCCGACCGGGCGACGCGCCGCAAGGATGGCGCCGGTGGGCCGACGAGGCGTTCCATCCGCCGCAGCCGTGGCGGCAGTTGCTGGGTGCCGCGGTCCGCTCGGCGGCGGGCGCCCCGGGGCTCGGCGAGGACCACAGCTACCGGCGGCCGTCCCGGCGCTCGGCCAGCGTCCCCGGGGCACTGCTGCCGAGCCTGCGCCGCATGCCGCCCCGGGTCTGTGTCGTGATCGACACCTCCGGCTCGGTGAGCGATGCGGAACTCGGCAGCGCGCTGCTGGAGGTGGCGGCGATCTCCCGGGCCGTCGGCGGGCGGCGCGACCTGGTGTCGGTGATCTCCTGCGACGCGGCGGCCGGGATCGCCGTCCCGCTCTGCCGCGCCGAGAACATCGAACTCGTCGGCGGCGGCGGAACGGACCTGCGCTCCGGTTTCGCCCGGGCACTGCGTTCCCGGCCCCGCCCCGACGTCATCGTCGCCCTGACCGATGGTCAGACCCCGTGGCCCTCCACGGCACCACCCTGCCGCACCGTCGTGGGCCTCTTCCCCCGCCCCGCCCGCGCCGTGAACGAGGACGACCCCGACTACCTCCCGGACGCCCCGCCGTCCTGGGCGCGTGTCGTCACGATCGACTGA
- a CDS encoding TIR-like protein FxsC, whose protein sequence is MSAEQAAGDSAPLTTALRLLANSGVELDPVELRDVLWLAGRLTGAAELPLERAVSARSVGSADPRTGAPSVTQGEPDPDQDPDDEDMDLAGLRPLHAGSRHGTDLATVGRPVRLPGSRALAEELKLARALRPIKQYRRAWHRSDLDEEATAARFAETGLLEPVLRVGRERWLRCSLVIDDGLSMLLWQRTVVELQLLLERSGAFRQVKAYGLGTRGPGPVRLRGKPFGTGTPRLSPGVLADPGGQSLVLVVSDGVGAAWRDGRMRAVLDRWGSCGPVAVVQMLPRWMWAGTGLRAGHHRVRSSLPGEPNACWRSTSRGIPVPVVELVPAALTGWARTIAGARGPRPVMLWDDTPDPERSAERGQAGAVAESGPGEPNWGELDPVESSPAESSPAELLARFRAVASPEAKRLAARLAAVAPFTVPVMRLVQDDLRAGGDPVPLAEVFLSGLLEPVRWSAESATAPLAQQQLFDFPPAVRDRLLDAVPTQELLDAGHRLAGHLARRTGHGQVVPALLGEPEGVDGLPVHGTPFAWGSAALLTRLTGGPDRPAPLSPGPGERLDAGPVAGEPREPVIARERTRAAPVTRTNSIRPHFYLSYAHMPTVGTRNPNVRVSQFYEDLCEAVLQLTPLPAAEPVGFMDETMRQGEDWAVKISEALATCRVFVPLYHPRLFRSTPCGQEWSTFAQREASAPGGRPTENSAIVPVLWVGMRESALPPVASALQYNHRGFPPAYAEEGLYALMAQRHHQGLYEKVVYRLARRIVEAALETVVPVVEPVDFTTNPSAFPVGSAADELTIAVLSFKESEVPGHRDRAYYGARRTDWSPYVRGAAVSLAERAAQLARQCDLNPTIQEFEGEAAARLMELERPQGPAVVLIDRWALSDPQRAQLVRELARRSPAWVTVVEPWNRDDPQCAAETGPMAALSEEALSQRSRVARPSFRLAGRDDTEGIPTEREFDLIFQHAAIRAQKAFKERALPSGLSRPRLNDAFGRTEPPPPRLDTGTSVSRPGPD, encoded by the coding sequence ATGTCCGCCGAGCAGGCCGCGGGCGACAGCGCACCGCTGACCACCGCGCTGCGCCTGCTGGCGAACAGCGGGGTGGAGCTGGATCCGGTGGAGCTGCGCGACGTGCTCTGGCTGGCCGGCCGGCTGACCGGCGCAGCGGAGCTGCCGCTCGAACGGGCGGTCAGCGCGCGGTCGGTCGGCTCGGCGGATCCGCGAACCGGAGCACCGTCGGTGACGCAGGGGGAGCCCGACCCGGACCAGGACCCGGACGACGAGGATATGGACCTCGCCGGGCTCCGCCCCCTGCACGCCGGCTCCCGGCACGGGACGGATCTGGCCACCGTCGGCCGGCCCGTGCGGCTGCCGGGGAGCCGGGCACTGGCCGAGGAGCTCAAGCTCGCCCGCGCGCTGCGCCCGATCAAGCAGTACCGCCGTGCCTGGCATCGGTCCGACCTCGACGAGGAGGCAACCGCGGCCCGGTTCGCCGAAACCGGCCTGCTGGAGCCGGTCCTGAGGGTCGGTCGGGAACGCTGGCTGCGGTGCTCCCTGGTGATCGACGACGGCCTGTCGATGCTGCTCTGGCAGCGGACCGTGGTCGAGCTCCAACTGCTCCTCGAACGCAGCGGCGCCTTCCGGCAGGTGAAGGCGTACGGCCTGGGCACCCGCGGACCGGGGCCGGTACGGCTGCGTGGGAAGCCGTTCGGCACCGGCACCCCGCGGCTGAGCCCGGGTGTGCTCGCGGATCCTGGCGGGCAGAGCCTGGTCCTGGTGGTCAGCGACGGGGTCGGTGCGGCCTGGCGGGACGGGCGGATGCGCGCTGTCCTGGACCGCTGGGGGAGCTGCGGGCCGGTCGCGGTGGTCCAGATGCTGCCGCGCTGGATGTGGGCGGGCACGGGGCTGAGAGCGGGGCACCACCGCGTGCGCAGCAGCCTGCCTGGTGAGCCCAACGCCTGCTGGCGGTCCACCTCCCGGGGCATCCCGGTGCCCGTGGTCGAACTGGTGCCGGCCGCACTGACCGGCTGGGCCAGGACGATCGCCGGTGCCCGTGGCCCCCGCCCCGTGATGCTCTGGGACGACACCCCGGACCCTGAGCGGTCGGCCGAGCGTGGCCAGGCGGGCGCGGTGGCCGAGTCGGGTCCGGGTGAGCCGAATTGGGGTGAGCTGGACCCGGTCGAGTCGAGTCCGGCAGAGTCGAGTCCGGCCGAACTGCTGGCCCGGTTCCGGGCGGTAGCCTCACCCGAGGCCAAACGCCTGGCGGCCCGGCTCGCGGCGGTGGCGCCGTTCACGGTGCCGGTGATGCGACTGGTGCAGGACGACCTGCGAGCCGGCGGTGATCCGGTGCCGCTCGCCGAGGTGTTCCTCAGCGGACTGCTGGAGCCCGTGCGGTGGTCGGCGGAGAGCGCCACGGCACCGCTCGCGCAGCAGCAGCTCTTCGACTTCCCACCGGCGGTGCGCGACCGACTCCTTGACGCGGTACCGACCCAGGAGCTGCTCGATGCCGGTCACCGGCTCGCCGGGCACCTGGCGCGCCGAACCGGGCATGGCCAGGTCGTACCGGCTCTGCTGGGCGAGCCCGAAGGCGTTGACGGGCTGCCGGTGCACGGCACCCCGTTCGCCTGGGGGAGCGCGGCACTGCTGACCCGCCTGACCGGCGGCCCGGACCGGCCGGCCCCGCTTAGCCCCGGCCCCGGTGAGCGGCTCGATGCCGGGCCGGTGGCGGGTGAGCCACGGGAGCCCGTCATCGCGCGGGAGCGGACCCGAGCGGCCCCCGTCACCAGGACGAACTCGATACGGCCGCACTTCTACCTCTCCTACGCGCACATGCCGACGGTGGGTACGCGCAATCCCAATGTGCGGGTCAGCCAGTTCTACGAGGACCTGTGCGAGGCGGTGCTGCAGCTCACCCCGCTCCCGGCGGCCGAGCCGGTCGGGTTCATGGACGAGACCATGCGCCAGGGGGAGGACTGGGCGGTGAAGATCTCCGAGGCGCTGGCCACCTGCCGGGTCTTCGTGCCGCTCTACCATCCGCGGCTGTTCCGCAGCACCCCGTGCGGTCAGGAGTGGTCCACCTTCGCCCAGCGCGAGGCCAGCGCCCCGGGCGGTAGGCCGACGGAGAACAGCGCGATCGTGCCGGTGCTCTGGGTGGGCATGCGCGAGAGCGCACTGCCGCCGGTGGCGAGTGCCCTGCAGTACAATCACCGCGGCTTCCCGCCTGCCTATGCCGAGGAGGGCCTGTACGCGCTGATGGCCCAGCGCCATCACCAGGGGCTGTACGAGAAGGTGGTCTACCGACTGGCCCGGCGGATCGTCGAGGCGGCGCTGGAGACGGTGGTCCCGGTGGTCGAACCGGTCGACTTCACCACCAACCCCTCGGCCTTCCCCGTCGGCTCGGCGGCCGACGAACTCACCATCGCGGTGCTCTCGTTCAAGGAGAGCGAGGTCCCCGGGCACCGCGACCGGGCCTACTACGGCGCCCGCCGCACCGACTGGTCGCCCTACGTCCGGGGCGCTGCGGTCAGCCTTGCCGAGAGGGCGGCGCAGCTCGCCCGGCAGTGCGACCTCAACCCGACGATTCAGGAGTTCGAGGGCGAGGCGGCGGCCCGGCTGATGGAACTGGAGCGGCCGCAGGGCCCCGCCGTGGTGCTGATCGACCGGTGGGCGCTGAGTGACCCCCAGCGAGCCCAACTGGTGCGGGAGCTCGCCCGCCGCAGCCCCGCCTGGGTCACCGTGGTGGAGCCGTGGAACCGCGACGATCCGCAGTGCGCGGCCGAGACCGGGCCGATGGCCGCGCTCAGCGAGGAGGCGCTGAGCCAGCGGTCTCGGGTGGCCCGTCCGTCCTTCCGGTTGGCGGGCCGCGACGACACCGAAGGGATCCCCACCGAACGGGAATTCGATCTGATCTTCCAGCACGCCGCGATTCGCGCCCAGAAGGCGTTCAAGGAGCGCGCGCTGCCCAGCGGACTCTCCCGTCCCCGCCTCAACGATGCGTTCGGTCGCACGGAGCCGCCCCCGCCCAGGCTGGACACGGGTACCTCGGTGTCACGCCCTGGACCGGACTGA
- a CDS encoding AAA family ATPase — MSDQPSRQGGDWRLFRGDNLRRTVDLPPAPPWRSFGPDPAEPGGAEPLFPYLIGPQEADVVTAAVLLRRPLLVTGYPGTGKTSLARAIAHELDLGAVLHWPVNSRSTVQEALYRYDAIGRLRESAVLGEGRRADLPVGDFVRLGPLGTALAPTGRPRVLLVDELDKGDVDLPNDLLTVFEDGTFEIPELARLPETQSTTLVAIADDPSARTPVVRGRVRCTEFPVVVITSNGEREFPPAFLRRCLRLDLPQPTGERLRGIVAAHLGEQALESAEDLIAAFLNLREQGELATDQLLNAVFLRGAGVELSAADLLDAVYRSLSGTA; from the coding sequence ATGAGCGATCAACCCAGCCGGCAGGGCGGGGACTGGCGACTGTTCCGGGGGGACAACCTGCGGCGCACTGTGGACCTGCCGCCCGCGCCACCCTGGCGCAGCTTCGGCCCGGACCCGGCCGAACCGGGCGGTGCCGAGCCCCTGTTCCCCTACCTGATCGGGCCGCAGGAGGCCGACGTGGTGACGGCGGCGGTGCTGCTGCGCAGGCCGCTGCTGGTGACCGGCTACCCCGGTACCGGCAAGACCTCGCTCGCGCGGGCGATCGCCCACGAGCTCGACCTGGGCGCCGTGCTGCACTGGCCGGTCAACAGCCGCTCCACGGTGCAGGAAGCGCTCTACCGCTACGACGCCATCGGCCGCCTGCGGGAGAGCGCCGTTCTCGGGGAGGGACGCCGCGCGGACCTCCCGGTGGGCGACTTCGTCCGGCTCGGCCCGCTCGGCACGGCACTCGCCCCGACCGGCAGGCCACGGGTGCTCCTGGTGGACGAACTGGACAAGGGCGACGTCGATCTGCCCAACGATCTGCTCACCGTCTTCGAGGACGGCACCTTCGAGATCCCGGAACTGGCCCGGCTGCCCGAGACGCAGTCCACCACGCTGGTCGCCATCGCCGACGATCCGTCGGCCCGGACCCCGGTCGTGCGTGGCAGGGTGCGGTGCACCGAGTTCCCGGTCGTGGTGATCACCAGCAACGGAGAGCGCGAGTTCCCGCCGGCCTTCCTGCGCCGCTGTCTGCGCCTCGATCTGCCCCAGCCGACCGGGGAGCGACTGCGCGGGATCGTCGCGGCCCACCTCGGTGAGCAGGCACTGGAGTCCGCCGAGGACCTGATCGCGGCCTTCCTGAACCTGCGTGAGCAGGGCGAGTTGGCGACGGATCAGCTGCTCAACGCGGTCTTCCTGCGTGGCGCCGGCGTCGAACTGTCGGCCGCGGACCTCCTGGACGCCGTCTACCGCAGTCTCAGCGGGACGGCCTGA
- a CDS encoding CU044_2847 family protein, translating into MPEFLEFQFADGSSVLLQAFPAVELKPDEGVGVEDGPDDTGEDGVDLLPPELAGGRAVSRGEGDSERQGRVARVTQDALRASLSPLVPLLQQVHDTVALVPQRPHEVSVEFGVRFGSDLKLGIVGGNGEASMKISATWQLSDPATATLAPVNTAPVNTATGTERPAG; encoded by the coding sequence GTGCCGGAGTTTCTTGAGTTTCAGTTTGCCGACGGTTCGTCGGTCCTTCTGCAGGCCTTCCCGGCCGTTGAGCTGAAGCCCGATGAGGGGGTCGGCGTCGAGGACGGGCCCGATGACACGGGTGAGGACGGGGTGGACCTGTTGCCACCCGAGTTGGCCGGTGGCCGTGCCGTGTCGCGCGGTGAGGGCGACTCCGAGCGGCAGGGCCGGGTTGCCAGGGTGACTCAGGATGCGCTGCGCGCTTCGCTGAGTCCGCTGGTGCCGTTGCTGCAGCAGGTCCACGACACGGTGGCCCTGGTGCCGCAGCGGCCCCATGAGGTGTCCGTCGAGTTCGGGGTGCGGTTCGGGTCCGATCTCAAGCTCGGCATCGTCGGCGGCAACGGCGAGGCCAGTATGAAGATTTCGGCGACGTGGCAGCTCTCCGACCCGGCGACCGCCACCCTCGCACCCGTGAACACCGCACCCGTGAACACCGCGACCGGGACCGAGCGGCCGGCCGGCTGA
- a CDS encoding nitroreductase, which translates to MDVYEAVDSRRAVRAFSDEPVPKEILERVLTAATRAPSSGNLQPWHVYVVTGEPLAELKRHATARAQAGDPGDEREYPMYPAELTPPYLDRFSAAAAQRYEALGIERDDPDRPRKIATLNSEAFGAPVVLFCYLDPTMGPGQWGDAGMYLQTVMLLLRAEGLHSCPQVMWTMYRKTVSRTVGADDELVLFCGVSVGFEKEGVPPLRTGRADMTETVSFIGM; encoded by the coding sequence ATGGACGTGTATGAGGCCGTGGACAGTCGCCGGGCCGTGCGGGCGTTCAGCGATGAGCCGGTGCCCAAAGAGATCCTCGAACGAGTGCTGACCGCAGCGACACGGGCTCCGTCCAGTGGGAATCTCCAGCCGTGGCACGTGTATGTCGTGACCGGCGAACCCTTGGCCGAGCTGAAGAGGCACGCGACGGCCAGGGCACAGGCGGGAGACCCGGGTGATGAGCGGGAGTATCCGATGTACCCGGCCGAACTGACCCCGCCGTATCTGGACCGCTTCTCCGCCGCGGCAGCACAGCGCTACGAAGCGTTGGGGATCGAGCGCGACGACCCCGACCGGCCCCGGAAGATCGCCACCTTGAACTCGGAGGCGTTCGGGGCGCCGGTCGTCCTGTTCTGCTACCTCGACCCGACGATGGGGCCCGGACAGTGGGGTGACGCGGGGATGTACTTGCAGACGGTCATGCTGTTGCTGAGGGCGGAAGGCTTGCACAGCTGCCCCCAGGTGATGTGGACCATGTACCGCAAGACCGTCAGCCGAACAGTCGGAGCCGATGACGAGCTCGTGCTGTTCTGCGGCGTCTCGGTGGGATTCGAGAAGGAAGGCGTGCCGCCGCTGCGTACCGGGCGGGCGGACATGACGGAAACGGTGAGCTTCATCGGAATGTGA